A stretch of DNA from Oryza brachyantha chromosome 4, ObraRS2, whole genome shotgun sequence:
ATAGTATATCCAATATCTAGCGTAAATTGAAACATGATCACCCATTTCCATTTTTATcgtttctacttatacttataatttaaattttaaattttaaccttaactctagttgattttgatattttttggcaacgtttattttctaattttaacttctagattgctaataatatgtataaaatttttttatttacaaattacttCTCTTTTATCAATATgctgaaaaagccaaacaaccatACAGACGTGTTTTACACGGATCAAAATGAGGTTtactcaataaaaaaaacaccccaCATGTAGAATGACATGTCCCGTTCGTCCATCTTCTATGAATCTATGTTAACATCAAACGTGACAAAATCAAGTCAAATAAGCTATGTAAGCACCAAATCAGCCAAAGACCGTTTCTTAGTATTATCGGAACGACACTTTTTTTCCCACTTTGCAACCTGAGTGATGGGATTGAAACTCATCCAATAGTTTAaggaatttcaaaaaaaacaatagtttaagggatttaattttttaacaccGATAAAATTAAGCTGCAATTATTTGACATACTACCCTgactcaaaagatttcatATGTTAACGCCacataaataattagataACAAATAAAGTGTCAAATTATCGTCAAATAACAGACCAATTTTAGTTAGACTCGCATAAAATAAACAGTTTTCTCGTCGAGAACACCTGCTCCACGTACGCAccaccgccggcgtcgccggcgacaaCGACCTCGCACtacacgacgacgacgacgacgacggcgaccagaAAAACACGCAGCCCTCGCGGCCCCGCGTGTGTCCACGAATCCCCGGCTCGGGATCTCCGTCTCCGTGCCCTCGCCTCGTGTCTCGCGCCCTCTCTGCCGTATCGGTCAGCGTCACGCGCCACCGTCAAAAGCAAGGCCGGCCAGCCAGCAAGCAAGAAGcagtagccgccgccgcctcctctcttccgGGATTCTTGGTGTCCGGTGGTTGGTGCTGCGGGGGGAGAGGAGCAAGATGGCCGCGGAGTCGCCGTTCCGGCCGGATATACTGAAGGGCAAGGCGGCGCtggtcaccggcggcggctccggcaTCGGGTTCGAGGTCGTCACCCAGCTCGCCCGCCACGGCGCGCACGTGGCCATCATGGGGCGCCGCCGGGAGGTCCTCGACaaggccgtcgccgccctccgctcCCACGGCCTCAGGGTAAGCCCCCCAATCCCCAACCCCTCCACTACCTAGCACCGTTCTATCTAGGGTTCCTTATGCGGCCACGGCCTCTCCCGCTCGAAATTGGTTTCTTTCTGCCCTATCAGTTTCGTTGGTGCTGTTGGTGAGTCAAAACCTCGAATCTGGATAGAAAGTTTGATGCTTTCTTATCTATGTTCATGAACAGATCGAGTTTTCTTAGGAGAAACCGTATACATACTAGTCGGATTTCTCTACTgataagttttattataaGGCCTCATGACTCAAATATACAGATAAAAGATGTGGTTTATATCTCATGCTGAGATCATGGGTCTGACtagtgaatttttttttaaaattatatcttTGAGGCAGAGCTAGTCCTAATCTGTACTCCGTAATAAAACGGGCTTGGTGTCATGTGCACAGGCTGTTGGTTATGAGGGAGATGTGCGCAAGCAGGAAGATGCTGCGAGAGTGGTCGCCGCCACGGTGCAGCATTTTGGCAGGCTTGACATTCTTGTCAATGGGGCGGCTGGCAACTTCCTTGCTTCCCCGGAGGATTTGACGCCCAAGGGATTCAAGACAGGTACTTTGATTCAATCACTCCTCGTACGTTGGTAGTATTTCTTAAGATCTTCTTTTGTTTCACTTAGATAGTTAGATGTCATGTGATTTTTCTAGTTTGTGCAGTCGTGCTGATCTGTTATCTCTTTAGCCACATTCGTGCTATTAGCCTGTGTAATGTATACTGCAGTCTACTTGAGTGTTTGATGTTTCATTTATTGGCTGAGTTTGCTCTCTGCAGTTCTTGACATTGACACAGTGGGCACATACACTATGTGCTATGAAGCTCTCAAGTATCTGAAAAAGGGTGGCCCAGGGAAAGGCCCCTCTACTGGTGGCATCATCATTAACATAAGCGCTACTTTGCATTACACTGCAGCCTGGTACCAAATTCATGTCTCTGCTGCTAAGGTACTTGAATCTTCTCTTGTCTACGATGAGAAAGGAATTGAAATAAGTAGACTTATCCTGATAGATTGGCTTCTACAGGCAGGCGTTGATAGTATAACAAGATCATTGGCTCTGGAATGGGGAACAGATTACGACATCAGGGTCAATGGAATTGCACCAGGGCCAATTGAAGGCACTCCTGGAATGAGGAAGCTTGCACCTGAGGAAATGGGCAAGGGGAGTCGAGAAATAATGCCCTTATTTAAGTTAGGCGAAAAATGGGACATAGCAATGGCCGCACTTTATCTTACTTCTGATGCAGGTCAGTTGTGTTCTATGTTTTCCAATGAAATAACCAAAAGTTCTGTTTGCCAACTGAAATTCCATAACATCTGAGCAGCCACTTTCCAGAAAGTTGTAATCCTAAAATTATCTGCTATTATGGTGTTTGCAACCATTTCATGTTTCTACGATTCAATTTGCAGGAAAATATGTAAATGGGACTACAGTGGTGGTTGATGGAGGTCTTTGGTTAAGTCGCCCTCGCCATATTCAAAAGGAGGAAGTAAAGGAGCTCTCGAAggttgttgagaagaaggttAGGACCTCTGGTGTTGGTGTGCCATCAAGCAAATTGTGATGTCCTTTATGGTTTAGATCACCCCTATTTGTCATGTAGAATCCTTTCGGAGGGGGAAGTCCTGTAGAGTACTAGAATCCTTGGAGGTTGCTATATCTTGTCATTAAGCTTTACTGCCTATCACCTGTAACATGTTCAACACATTTACTTTGTTCGCTGATCGAGTTAAACATTTACTGAAGTGGTTCTCATTCAAATCATATCTCTAGTTGTATTGAATTGACTTTGAATCCCAGCCAAAAAGGTGTTCATTAGTGAAATTCCCATGATATGTGAAAAATGTACACTTAAACAAGTTGAACACCATTTCATACCTTTGATATATGGTATAAAGTGTTATGTTGAAGATCTGAATACTTACATATTCTCCATGTTTCATAGAGTCAAGAACCTAAGCAAATTGGTTGTAATCTGCTACTATAACATTCaggaaaaatcaaaatttggttttgaCAGAATATGCATGTTTAAAACAGTAACAACTATATGCCTTACTAGGTGTGAACAGGGCCAAGATCtcctagaaaaacaaaaacagataCTGACAGACCAGGCAAAATTGTATGAGCCTTGGCCTCCTGTGCCTCAACTGACTCCTGATAAGGAGCGCATAATTTCTTTACCTTATAAGTCAGTATGATGGTGCCTGAACTCTCTTGGAGTACTCCATTTAAGAAAAGTTCTCTTGTCATCTTGTTTTGCTTGTTCTTCATCATGACTTACAAATGAGCATCTGAACAAGTTCACAAGTAAAGAACCTGAAGAAACAACTGCATTTGACACGTTTTCTCTTGTGAATCGGAAGATAATCAGTATTAAATTATTCTGAATGTAAGTTTAGTATGCACTCCCATCTTTTAGGATAGTGCATTTGCAACGGATGAGCATTGAAAGTCTGAAACACGTTTCCAGAGAGAAGTATGATTGTTCATCTTTTGAGACTAGAACTGCTAAGCTCAGGAACTTACGTTGGTACAAAGTGAAGATTGGATATGTCATATATTGATTTTGACATGCAGCAGGTTAGGTGTAGGGTGGACCAGAAGCTGCCTTACTGAAAACATTATTGCTTCTAGTTATTCTCTGTCTTGGTCAATTCTAGCTGAGCTTTCTTATAGGAGAAACCTGCCTGCAAGCTCATCACTTGCTATGCTCAGGGGCAGTTAGCTGTCCACAGCAAGGCTCTTTCAAGCTTCCAACACTATATTTTCCAGCCTTTTGGTATCATCTCAAAAGACACACAAACCCACACATAAACTCCATCATCATGCATTACCTGTATATTATTTGGGTATTTATCCAAGCTGGTGCTAATTTAAGAACATATTGTTGTTTTCACTGGTTTGCATGAAAGATATCCGGAGTGTACATGCTAATTTAAAAGTCTGTGGGCGAATACATTTTGATAAATGGCATAAATTTGCAGAAAGTTAATTTAGCAACATGGCTTAATTTGCTTGTTCAATCTGATTGTGGTTTGGTATGTTCCTTGCTGTAATATATAGTGGGATAGCCTGACAATAGATCATCACTTGTAGCGGTCTTTTATTACTCAAGATAAGAACTTCGTGGCATATAAAGATGGCCTGACCCTTTGGTTTCTTCTGTATTGTCTGAAGCAGCCAGCAGGTACAGAAGGCTgatctctttctctctgtcactcacacacacacacgcttACAATATGAAgcaatttgataaatttcgTATCATGTAGTATCTGAAACCCTTTACTTTGATTCTCATCTTACTTGAGCTTTTGTTTCCATGGCTATTACAATTTGAAGAACACTCTCTTGCAGGCTGAATAGGAGAAAAGAAGAACCAACCAGATCAATGGGGCGTGGGAAAGTAGAGCTTAAAAAGATCGAAAATCTGACAAACCGCCAAGTTACCTTCTCCAAGAGGAGGATGGGGCTGCTCAAGAAAGCAAATGAGTTGGCCATTCTTTGTGATGCACAAATTGGGGTGATTATATTCTCTGGCACTGGCAAGATGTACGAGTACTCCAGCGCCCCATGGAGGTGTGCATACTGTTTCTTGTTTCAAGTATCGTCTGTTGTTTgcattatgttattttcgtgGGGAAATAGAAATTCAGATATCTCGAAGTTACTCTTTGTGACTTATATCTCTTTGGTTTGTTCAATCAGTTGTCTGTCTTTTTTGCATCTTTTCTATGCTTCTTTCAGAACTTGTGCTGGAAATTGCTGATAATCCTCAATGTTTCATCATGTTTGAACTGATTTTTCAGTAAAGAACTCAAGCGAGTCCTCAACTGATGTTTGTACAAGTTTCTGCCACCTATGATCATTTTAACTTAGCTTAGGCTACTTGAAAATTATGAGACAAACTGATAATAATCAAATACAtgcatccttttcttttggaagGATTACAAATATCTTTGATAGATACCTCAAAGCCCCCAGCACCCGTTTTGAGGAGATGGATGTCCAGCAGGTACACCAGTTCAGCAGTTCTTATAAACCATTGCCATTAGTTTTTTACTACCTAAACCTAAACTTGTTCTTTTGCGTTACAGAAAATCATCCATGAGATGACAAGAATGAAGGATGAGAGCAACAGACTTAGGATCATTATGAAACAGTATATGGGTGATGACTTGGCTTCACTGACTTTGCAAGATGTGAGTAATCTTGAGCAGCAGATTGAGTTCTCTCTCTACAAAGTTCGTCTAAGAAAGGTAACAACTAAAAGCATGATGCACTACTTGTAATTCTCTTATCTGACAAAACCCTGGATTCATCACTGCTCATTGCTAACATCCTACTTGTAGCAGCAACAACTACTTGACCAGCAGCTTCTTGATATACGCAACAGGGTACGTAAGGAGAGGATGCATTGACTCATTATTCTTCCCTACCTTATCACACTGTTTTGAAATAACAATCATGCCTTGATCGCGCTCTTTCTGTTCCGATAGGAGATGCAAATTCCAGGAGACCAGAGCAACTATCTGTGCCACATGGTAAACCCTGTACAAGCTCAGCTCAGGTGGTATTGTGTTGTAAATTTTCTCTATATTTCAACTTGTCTGTGCCTGTCAAAAGAACCTGGCCAGTGATCAGACCCAGGCAGCTGCAATGGTCAATCCGAAACCATTTCCGTGGTGGGATGTGGGAAGCCAGATGTACAATCAGGATGCTGAATCCTCCATGACAGCACTGCAGCTTTCACCTCAGCTTCACGAGTACAAGCTTCAGCCACTGCAGCCCAACCTGCAGGAGGCCAACCTCCATGGCTACGTTCTCCGGCTGTGGTGAGTTCTCTGCCTCGTCTATGGCTACTCGTTTGATCCATGGACAAACCCTCCGGTATCAGTAGTTTCAACTTGTCACTTTTACAGTTGCTAAAGGACAGAATTAAACTCTTGTAAACTCAAATGTACTGTAAACGAGAACTGTGGGTACCTGgaacattttgaattttttatcagTCATGAAACTGAATGATGATATGTAAGCAACTTATACACTGACAAGTTGAGTTCGTCATCTGCAGAACCCTTGGGACGCCATGGAGCCCGGAATGGAACTGAGCAGCTGGTTGAGGATAATGAGCTTCGTCTCTGCCTGAATCTGCTACAGAACTCTAATACTAAccagctgaaaataaactgaatTCACATTATCTGTGTTATTGAACTTAATGATATGTGTTATTGAACTGTTTTCTCATGTTAGATGTAAATTAATGGTATGGGTGGCTTTCTTGTGTGTTTTCAAAGACTACTTATATTATCTGAAAAAAGAActacttgcatgtttgtaatTAAGGTGTCTAATGGTTTCAtctcaaaaaacaaaaatgcatGTTGATTGCTGAGGGAGAAAGGAGAACGGAAGAAGGAAAGCAAATGGATGAGCCGAATAactgaggattttttttatttatatactttatcttttaaatatttgcaaaatgtatatttttgtttacaaaatttacaaaGCCACACTCCCAACGCTCCCTGCAAGGGGTGAgatggtgtttttttaatgtggAGGGTCTAAatacaaatttgttttatagttTACCCTATGGTATCTTTAAAATAGATCATATGAAATTGGataaagtcaaacattatatcaaaattatagaGCTTGATGACATCTacaactttaattaacaaccTTTTCATTTAACATTATTTAGATGTCCTACTATTTATTAGAAAAtctcatacatatatattcacaaAATCTCAGATCTATATTTCAAATAACCTCCGACGAAGACAcactataaaagttctatccaaaatgacatctaccCCTCTATAATTGATCGCTTTTTCATACAAAGTAATATAGTGTcaaatacatataattaatttcgTAGGGCCTAAATgtaaatacattttatttgaagAATATGTTTACTGTTGCAAAACTAGTTATacctatttaatattataaaattttagaaaaagaagtgaccaactataaaattatactccTTTAATCCTAAAAGGACTTAT
This window harbors:
- the LOC102701258 gene encoding peroxisomal 2,4-dienoyl-CoA reductase [(3E)-enoyl-CoA-producing]; this encodes MAAESPFRPDILKGKAALVTGGGSGIGFEVVTQLARHGAHVAIMGRRREVLDKAVAALRSHGLRAVGYEGDVRKQEDAARVVAATVQHFGRLDILVNGAAGNFLASPEDLTPKGFKTVLDIDTVGTYTMCYEALKYLKKGGPGKGPSTGGIIINISATLHYTAAWYQIHVSAAKAGVDSITRSLALEWGTDYDIRVNGIAPGPIEGTPGMRKLAPEEMGKGSREIMPLFKLGEKWDIAMAALYLTSDAGKYVNGTTVVVDGGLWLSRPRHIQKEEVKELSKVVEKKVRTSGVGVPSSKL
- the LOC102714733 gene encoding MADS-box transcription factor 31-like isoform X1, which gives rise to MGRGKVELKKIENLTNRQVTFSKRRMGLLKKANELAILCDAQIGVIIFSGTGKMYEYSSAPWRITNIFDRYLKAPSTRFEEMDVQQKIIHEMTRMKDESNRLRIIMKQYMGDDLASLTLQDVSNLEQQIEFSLYKVRLRKQQQLLDQQLLDIRNREMQIPGDQSNYLCHMNLASDQTQAAAMVNPKPFPWWDVGSQMYNQDAESSMTALQLSPQLHEYKLQPLQPNLQEANLHGYVLRL
- the LOC102714733 gene encoding MADS-box transcription factor 31-like isoform X2, producing the protein MGRGKVELKKIENLTNRQVTFSKRRMGLLKKANELAILCDAQIGVIIFSGTGKMYEYSSAPWRITNIFDRYLKAPSTRFEEMDVQQKIIHEMTRMKDESNRLRIIMKQYMGDDLASLTLQDVSNLEQQIEFSLYKVRLRKQQLLDQQLLDIRNREMQIPGDQSNYLCHMNLASDQTQAAAMVNPKPFPWWDVGSQMYNQDAESSMTALQLSPQLHEYKLQPLQPNLQEANLHGYVLRLW